CTAAGTTTTCGGCATTGATTTCTTCAACATCAAGGTTATTCACAGTTTCGATCAAGTCATCTTCAGATGAGTGGCTTCTAATATGTCTACTGCTTCTTAGGTTATCAAGCAAGCCTTCGTCCTCTTCCACTGGATTTGTCTGAAATATCAGAAAtagaaatatcatcaacatatgatCTTCTAGTTTACATCTCTGATATTCAGAACTTAAATCATTAAAATAGAATAAAAGTGCTTTTATATCTTTACCTTTACATCAGTGATATCCACATTGTTTTCTCGGAGGAATGAAAGGAAGTCCTTAAAATTTTCTTCTGTAGGCCGATAATGTCCACTGTGAGGCCAAACTGCCTGTTCAAAATACAGAAAGAACTCAGTGTTAACACACCATTAAAATTTGAGGACTTCTAAAATCACTATAAAATGGCTACTATATAATATAAATGCAATGAACTATCATGTCATAGCTATACCTTAAGAATGCCACTTTCAATGATTAATCTACCAGCAGCAGTTGCGACTCCTCCAGCCAAGAAGCTTGAATGCTGGAATgtacctttctttttcttgccAACATACAAGGTCTTAGATGTACTAAGGACAAAAATCCACTTGGCATCATCAGTGGTATGCAGGAGCTCCCCTGTCTGCTTGTAAATGAACTTCTCATCTTCCACAACAACTTCATAGGCCTTCCTTTCCATCTGCAACAGTAAATATTTCGTTCAGTTAAATATTCAagttaaataaagaaaaaaaaaaggttagccCATTAAAATATATCAAAACTCACTGGACCAAGATATTTGATGCACTGTTGTTGAAGTTTTGATCGAGGACACTTTTCAATAATATTTACTTCCTTGCCTTCTCCTATATCTAGCCTGCATTTCAGAGACAACATATTTAAGTTCAATTTTAAATCCATGATGTCCAGAATCAAAATTTTATTTGTCGAGGGAAGAAGCTTTAGATTAAGGAAATTACCAGTAAAAAAAAGGTTCTCTGCTCTTAGAATGAAGCCATTTTACATAATAGAAGTGTAGATTATGTCCATATCGATGCCGTGGATCAATCTGTTTTATTCACAAAAGACAATATAGATTTCAAGTTAGCAAGAGTGAATAGGGAATAACGAACTACTAACTTCATTTGCATAATTCTTTAAATCTTACTTACCGCTTCAAGCCAGTGTTGTAAAGCAAGTTTTTGAGCTTTGTCATTTTTTGATAAACCTTTTCCAACCTTGGCAGCTCTTGTTCTTGCTCTTGACCAACGCGAAATGGCAGTTTCGTGTTTTTCAATATCAAAGAATGATATAGAACTGTGCTTGAGTTCAGCAAAATCTAAAAGTTTCCACCTATAGCAAGAAGTAATTGCATTTAGACATGATAACACACCgctaaattttcataaaaaaggTAAGGATTAGCATTTCATCAGATACATACCAGCTCTGCTCAACAAGAACTGCACAATCTGCAAGCTTTCTCCTGGTTCTGAAACTTTTGTACACTTTCTGCAATTTTACAGCAGCTTGGTGTTTGGGGTTGGCAGGATCAAAATTTGGTGATTTTTGGACCGTTCCTACATCACTATCTAAGTTTTGGGACTGATCATCCTTCGATTTGCTATTTGTACTAACTGATGTAACTGCAGCATCATTTTCTTTCTCCAATGAAAGATCTTTATTAGACATCCTATTTTCCAATTGTTCCTTCTTAAAGCTAACAGATCTTTCCACTAACATCCTCTCAGAACCCAAAGATTTGATCTTGGGCTCCAAATCTTGACTACCAAAATTAACTGATTGCGCAGACTTTTTCTCTTCATCATCTCCAAACAAAATAGATTTTGCAGTAACAAATTCTAAGGCTTTCTCCAAATCACTGTATTCAGCAAACAAGCAGGAATAAGAAATTCCCATTCGAGAAGGAAAAAGGTTTGTGGCAACCTATATGGTCTGGATTCCTgccaaaaaaataaaagaacaaaGATGTTAAAACTCATTACTGTTGATTCATTAACATAGTAAATATTTCTATGGAAGAACTACACAAACTCTTCTCACTAAAACTACAAGCTGTAAATATATTCAAAATGAGACAAAATGCATAAATATTTCTCATAGATATCAATCTCAGATTGCAAGTTATGAAAATACAACATTTAAGTGCGAGAATACAATTTAATATTGCAGAGAAAAAGGCACAGGAATCTGCAAAAACATGGATTAATGTGTAAAGCAAAAGAAAACCTGAATCTAACTAAATCAACTAGAACCCAGTCCAGTAAAGAAAACCCATATCCATGCCACTTAAATTTTCCAATTCTAAATGAACTAATTGCAGACCGTTAAATATCAAATGTAAACAAAcccattattaaagaaaatagatCTAAAAACCCATAATAGCAAAAGGCAATTCTCAAATAGATACAAAAGCATTTCAAATATAATCAAGAATCAACGACAGAAAAAAGAAATGACCAAAAACAAGCATTTCATCAATATAACAGAAAAAGAACAAGCACTTACCATAAGAGCTAGTTCTTTCCAATCTAGACACAAGAAACACCCAAAAACAGATAGAGAAAAGCAAGAAACAGAATCAAAATATTACCTTGAATTGTGGATTAGCGACCCAACAAAGAAGGAGATAAAATGTATTATGGGAAACGAAAATCCGGGTTTGAAGGGGCAGAGTGATTTTCACCTTTTCTCTCTCTAAGTCTGTATTCTGTTTAGCAAGTTTGAGGCTTTCAACGCTAAAACCACCGTTGCTTACCTAGTCTTGAttgagctatatatatatatatatatagatgaagACACTGAAAGTGAGAGTTTATAGGGAGAGAAAAGGAACAGTGTGTTTCCAACCACGTGGAGTAGACTGCTGGTGTCTGGTGACTGGTGCGAGGCTTCTTCTGATAAACCGTAATTTGAATTTTCCTCTTTACTGtagttttctttttttaattctaATAAAAGCTTTGGCATCTAAAGTTGAAAAATATTCTCAACTTTCTTAAAAAAATTCcaataattaaaaacatttaaaattttattcacGAATTCAAATAGAGAAAACATTACCCTTCACTTTTGATTCCATCCATAAATTTTTATTATCTTATAAATTTTGATTATCTTATAGAgaacacttctatatatatatatatatcttggagaaaaagaaaacaatttaaatatttaaatttagataAATACAATCATCAATAGTGCAATATTTTCtttcatatttatattatattacggTTCTCTAAAAAGGCAGCTATTAAGATTTAAttcataatattaattaaaatggcCAAACATGATAATGATAaagttttttttcttaaaaaaaaaaagaaaaagacaatTTATTTTCAAGTAAAATGAGGAGAAACATTGTAATATTTTCCAAGAACAATCCTTTGCTAGACTAATTAATGCTTCTCATTTCTCAAGTCACTATcatcataaaaatgaaaattggatTTGACTTGTTCATATTTTCACAATCAGACTATTCAACCTCTATCTCACGTAATTCCTAAGTTAGCTTAACCTCCAAGCTTTTCTTAAACATTAATGTCATGTTATATATATGTTTAGCAAATTAATTAAAACAAtcaattgattttattttatttttttttacatattcTAGATCATATATTATTATAGCATATAATAAATTAATCTTAATTAAATCATCTTAATTTTTTTACGCTTTAAAGATATAAAAAGATTATcccaaatttattattatttttttttaagttggcaaggagaaattaaattaagtttaGATGGGTAGATGATGTATTTGCACACGTGGACTAGTTTTGGATGGGTGTGAgttgttgaaaattttaattaataaatataatatggaAAATGAAAGCTCAAAAAGTCAGTGAAACTTCCATGGGTTCTTCGCAGAGACCCATTAGTTGACTTGAATATCCCCACGAAGGAGGATTTTTGATGCGTTAATAACAACAAAAAGTTCATAATAAAGTCTAATACTTGTCTCTAGTTGAATCTTTTTCCTttgttttgtttctttttttatttttaattaatgactTTATGCAAATTTCTTGGTGGCACTTGATTAAATACATATATATTATctgtaaaaatataatattattattcttattaTATATTTGCACAAGTGATGTgttagttatattttattttttttgggtGTGGGACAATTAATTTGTGCTAGCTATACTTGCTTTGTGCCCCGGCCACTAAATAAATATCCATTTTTAGTGGTCTATAATAATTTCCTCCCATTAATTAAATGATCCAATTATATATGATGAAGAATTTATTAAACTAaatctataaaattttta
The Hevea brasiliensis isolate MT/VB/25A 57/8 chromosome 15, ASM3005281v1, whole genome shotgun sequence genome window above contains:
- the LOC110671961 gene encoding IQ domain-containing protein IQM2, whose protein sequence is MGISYSCLFAEYSDLEKALEFVTAKSILFGDDEEKKSAQSVNFGSQDLEPKIKSLGSERMLVERSVSFKKEQLENRMSNKDLSLEKENDAAVTSVSTNSKSKDDQSQNLDSDVGTVQKSPNFDPANPKHQAAVKLQKVYKSFRTRRKLADCAVLVEQSWWKLLDFAELKHSSISFFDIEKHETAISRWSRARTRAAKVGKGLSKNDKAQKLALQHWLEAIDPRHRYGHNLHFYYVKWLHSKSREPFFYWLDIGEGKEVNIIEKCPRSKLQQQCIKYLGPMERKAYEVVVEDEKFIYKQTGELLHTTDDAKWIFVLSTSKTLYVGKKKKGTFQHSSFLAGGVATAAGRLIIESGILKAVWPHSGHYRPTEENFKDFLSFLRENNVDITDVKTNPVEEDEGLLDNLRSSRHIRSHSSEDDLIETVNNLDVEEINAENLARESTDLMEDETSVVVEEQQPVHNLSRKLTNLEIPKRDEWFDGLVSENPTAGPSGNNVSADSLLKDGYESANERFTIEQGDKVPKKKFDEDEDYDVEDIPKEAILQRINSKKGTKSFQLGRQLSCKWTTGAGPRIGCVRDYPSGLQFQALEQVNLSPRRIFHSKSISLFCQKASPPTGFGGETAVTFDLPMLKKGNLMYGSLPHSRTLSDLPMQDINASSKQIAISEN